A window of the Gossypium hirsutum isolate 1008001.06 chromosome A05, Gossypium_hirsutum_v2.1, whole genome shotgun sequence genome harbors these coding sequences:
- the LOC107959989 gene encoding LOW QUALITY PROTEIN: protein DETOXIFICATION 14-like (The sequence of the model RefSeq protein was modified relative to this genomic sequence to represent the inferred CDS: inserted 1 base in 1 codon), whose translation MARTYESLIDDKIEQGLLANEREGSDINSSLDLHEFIEETKRIGYITGPMVAVHFSQYFLQIISVVMVGHLGQLSLSSIAITVSFGAVTGFSVLFGMSGALETLCGQAYGAQQYGKLGTHTYTAILSLIVACLPLTALWVYMGKLFILIGQDPVISEEAGKLIICLIPALYAYATLQPITRFFQTQSLIMPLLVSSCSSLCFHVLLCWGLVFKSGLGNQGAALAISISYWTNVISLGLYMMFSDTCSKTLASITIDVFRGVQEFFRLAIPSASMICLEWWSFELLIIFSGFLPXPQLETSVASVCLATMSTLFPIPEGIGAAASTRVSNELGAGNPRSARIAVFTALLIALLESVTVGAALFFSRHVFGYVFSNDKEVIDYVTNRAPLLSLSVVLDSLQVVLSGIARGSGWQDLGAYINLAAYYLCGIPVAVVLGFWVKMRGKGLWIGLQAGSFLQVLLLSAITSCIDWHKQARKARDRLLASDVETQAQISGD comes from the exons ATGGCTAGAACTTACGAATCTTTAATAGATGATAAGATCGAACAGGGTTTGTTAGCTAATGAAAGAGAAGGATCAGACATTAATTCTTCTTTGGATTTgcatgaattcattgaagaaaccAAAAGGATTGGGTACATAACAGGTCCAATGGTGGCAGTCCATTTCTCACAATACTTTCTGCAAATTATATCAGTGGTAATGGTTGGTCACCTTGGCCAACTTTCTCTCTCCAGCATTGCCATTACCGTCTCCTTTGGTGCTGTCACTGGTTTCAGTGTTCTT tttGGAATGTCGGGTGCACTTGAAACTTTGTGTGGGCAAGCTTATGGAGCTCAACAATATGGAAAACTAGGAACTCATACTTATACAGCTATACTCTCCCTTATCGTAGCTTGTCTCCCTTTGACTGCCCTTTGGGTTTATATGGGTAAATTATTCATTCTGATAGGCCAAGATCCTGTTATTTCAGAGGAGGCTGGGAAATTGATTATATGCCTAATTCCTGCTCTCTATGCGTATGCAACACTTCAACCTATTACACGGTTCTTTCAGACACAAAGTTTGATTATGCCATTGCTTGTAAGTTCCTGTTCTAGTCTTTGTTTCCATGTGCTTCTTTGTTGGGGTTTAGTGTTTAAGTCTGGACTAGGAAACCAAGGTGCAGCATTAGCCATCAGCATTTCCTATTGGACAAATGTGATTTCACTAGGATTATATATGATGTTCTCTGATACTTGTTCAAAAACCCTTGCCTCTATTACAATCGATGTATTTCGAGGAGTTCAAGAGTTCTTTCGTTTAGCTATCCCCTCTGCTTccatgatttg CCTTGAATGGTGGTCATTTGAGTTGCTCATAATATTTTCTGGATTTTTAC AACCACAACTTGAAACATCTGTTGCATCTGTCTG TCTAGCAACCATGTCAACACTATTTCCAATACCAGAGGGAATAGGTGCTGCAGCAAG CACTAGAGTTTCAAACGAACTAGGAGCAGGGAACCCGCGTTCAGCTCGTATTGCTGTCTTCACCGCCTTGTTGATTGCACTATTAGAGTCCGTTACTGTTGGTGCAGCCCTCTTTTTTAGTAGGCATGTGTTCGGTTATGTTTTCAGCAATGACAAGGAAGTTATCGATTATGTCACAAACAGGGCTCCTTTGCTATCTTTGTCTGTTGTTTTGGATAGTTTACAAGTTGTCCTGTCAG GGATTGCAAGGGGATCAGGATGGCAGGATTTGGGGGCTTATATCAACCTTGCTGCATACTATCTTTGTGGAATTCCAGTTGCTGTCGTATTGGGATTTTGGGTTAAGATGAGAGGAAAGGGGCTCTGGATTGGGTTACAAGCTGGTTCCTTTTTGCAAGTACTTTTGCTTTCTGCCATAACAAGTTGTATAGATTGGCATAAGCAG GCTAGGAAGGCAAGGGACAGATTATTGGCGAGTGACGTTGAGACTCAAGCACAGATTAGTGGAGATTAA